A stretch of DNA from Streptomyces sp. NBC_01197:
GGGTGTCGACGGTGTCGCTGAAGGACAGGAACGGCTTGTCGACGTGGACCTTGAAGCCCTTGTCGGTGAGCGCGCTCTTCGCGTCGTCCACGTTGTCGCCCGTGACATCGGGGACGGTGATCATCCGGGGGCCCTTGGAGACCGTCAGCGTGACGGTGTCACCCTCCGCCGCCCGGGCCCCGTCGGCAGGCGACTGTTTGGCGACCTGCCCGGCGTCCTCGGGGGAGTTGACCTGCTCCGGTGCCACCACGACCTTGAGGTTCTCGTCCTGGAGGTCGGCGCGGGCGTCCTCGAGGGACTCGCCCGTGACATCCGGTACGTCGACCGGGGCGCCCTCCGAGACGACCAGGGCGATCGCGGAGCCGGCGTGCCGGCGGGTGCCGGACGCCGGGTCCGTACGGATCACCTTGCCGCGGTCGATGTCGTCGCTGAACTCCTTGGTGACCATGCCGGACGCCAGTGCGGCCTTCGCCAGATCCTTCCTGGCCCGGGCGAGCGGCTCACCCTCGACGCGGGGCACCCGGACGATCTCGGGCCCGCGCGAGACGACCAGGGACACCGCGTCGTTGTCCCGGATGCGGGCGCCCGACGCCGGACTGCTGCTCATGACCTGGCCGCGGTCATAGGTGTCACTGAATTTGTGTTCGGTCCTCTTCACGTCGAGACCGGCGGCCGACAGCCGCGACTTCGCGGTCTTCTCGGGCTGGCCGAGGAGTGAGGGAACCCGGGTGAACTGGCCCGAGTTGATGTACCAGACACCGGCTCCGACCCCCAGCACCAGCAGGACGGCGACGACCGACGCGACCAGACCCCGGCGGGCCCGCCGGCCGCGGCGCACGTGCTGCCGGTCGGGCTCGGGCTCCTCCGCGGCGGGCATCACCAGACGGCTGGTCCGGTTGATCCCCGCGGCGGGCAGCGGGCGCCGGATCACGTCCGTACGGTCCTCGGACGAGTCCGCCCCGGCGCCCACGGGCCCGGCCGGGAGTGCCTGCGGCGGTACGGCGTCCAGCTCGGCACCGCTCAGTGCGGCGCGGGCCGTACGGACCTGGCCGAGCAGCGCCACGGCGCCGTGCGGCCGGTCATCGGGACGCCGGGCGGTGGCGCTCGACACCAGGTCGTCCAGCCTGGCGGCGAGCCCCGGTACGGCGGCGGACGGCGTGGGCACGCCTTCGTTGAGGTGCTGGTAGAGGACCTGGGCCGCGGTGTCGCCGCTGTGCGGTTTGGCGCCGGTCAGCATCTCGTACAGCACCACGCCGCAGGCGTACACATCCGCCCGGGTGTCGGCCGTGCCCTGCTCGATCTGCTCGGGCGCCAGATAGGAGACGGTGCCCAGGATGGTGCCGGTGCTGTTCGTCTCGGTGTCCACGGCCCGGACCAGGCCGAAGTCGGCGACCTTGACCCGGCCGTCGTCCCCGATCAGTACGTTCTCCGGCTTCATGTCGCGGTGGACGAACCCGGCCCGGTGCGCTGCGCCGAGTGCGGCCAGCACCGGCTCCAGGATGTCCAGGGCGGCGCGGGGACACAGCGCGCCCCGCTCGCGCAGGACGTCGCGCAGCGTGCACCCGGCGACGTACTCCATCGCCAGGTAGACATGCGCGCCGTCCGCGCCCTGGTCGAACATGCCGACCACATTGGGGTGGTCGAGGCGGGCGACGGACTTGGCCTCGCGGATGAACCGCTCCACGAACGTGGCGTCGACCGCCAGCGCCGGGTGCATCACCTTGAGGGCGACCACCCGGTCGAGACGGGTGTCGACGGCCCGGTAGACCGTGGCCATGCCACCGACGGCGATGCACGCGTCCACCCGGTAGCGGCCGTCGAGCAGCTGCCCGACGAGCGGGGCTTGCGGGTCACCAAGCGTCGTATCCACGCTGGCGAGTGTACGAGTCGGCGCTGACAGGGCCTAAGCGGTCCTGGTGAATCGGCCGCTACTGAAGCCGAGCTGTGACAGGGGGCAGGGGCGGGGGGAAAGGCATCACATCCCCCCGCCGCCCCAGCCCGCTCCGAGCGGGAGGCCCTGGCAGGCGGGCCGCTCCG
This window harbors:
- the pknB gene encoding Stk1 family PASTA domain-containing Ser/Thr kinase, with protein sequence MDTTLGDPQAPLVGQLLDGRYRVDACIAVGGMATVYRAVDTRLDRVVALKVMHPALAVDATFVERFIREAKSVARLDHPNVVGMFDQGADGAHVYLAMEYVAGCTLRDVLRERGALCPRAALDILEPVLAALGAAHRAGFVHRDMKPENVLIGDDGRVKVADFGLVRAVDTETNSTGTILGTVSYLAPEQIEQGTADTRADVYACGVVLYEMLTGAKPHSGDTAAQVLYQHLNEGVPTPSAAVPGLAARLDDLVSSATARRPDDRPHGAVALLGQVRTARAALSGAELDAVPPQALPAGPVGAGADSSEDRTDVIRRPLPAAGINRTSRLVMPAAEEPEPDRQHVRRGRRARRGLVASVVAVLLVLGVGAGVWYINSGQFTRVPSLLGQPEKTAKSRLSAAGLDVKRTEHKFSDTYDRGQVMSSSPASGARIRDNDAVSLVVSRGPEIVRVPRVEGEPLARARKDLAKAALASGMVTKEFSDDIDRGKVIRTDPASGTRRHAGSAIALVVSEGAPVDVPDVTGESLEDARADLQDENLKVVVAPEQVNSPEDAGQVAKQSPADGARAAEGDTVTLTVSKGPRMITVPDVTGDNVDDAKSALTDKGFKVHVDKPFLSFSDTVDTQSVDGGSQAPEGSTITIKTKGL